One window of Nicotiana tomentosiformis chromosome 11, ASM39032v3, whole genome shotgun sequence genomic DNA carries:
- the LOC104098545 gene encoding uncharacterized protein isoform X1: MGNFVVMDRELTQLQVDQMEAILGHESEPFETFISDHIESSKEKDSEAKSMFERMKQNDPDSFALKLAEFLGPSHDLYYREECAVLLNKLLTDDNDDDLCTWRNLSLSTQSTIKCIILNRMSLEESEFIMLELSNTVSKLAASLLPNNKWPELFPFLYQCLTDDSTSNNYLKFCSFLVFGMLADDIGETIVPCIKNLHPLFLNTLNDDTLFLNVRIAATRAVISFIQCVPANSNENERFQDLLPCMMRTLTDGLSIGDQEDLARYVLDFFIELAKNEPRFFRRQLVVVVGSVLDIAEDEKLQEGTRHLAVEFLITLVEARERTPGMMKKLPLFISRCFTMLLNLLLDIKDDPAWHNAKDVDDDTGTTSNYHVGKKCLERFSIALGGKSISYIAIEQLCAYAAAPEWKKRHAALFALAQIAEGCSKLVMIKNLEQLVNMVLNCLQDPHPRVRLAACQAIARLSKFFCPNFQEQYHNQVVPALTAAVDDKHQRVQACAAGALSAFYGSDKPETLIPYLDGIVNKLLILLQNGEQMVQEEALWALSRIAQCVGEHFRTYYDTVMPHLKAVSIKTDLNLILRARAMECISFVGFAGGKEKFREDAEQVMEVLISLQGLQTNRDDPPTKYLLIACTRICNCLEQDFLPYMSAVMPFMIHCAQLEPDMTIFAGLVLRSYALTLEEDFYPWIPQVVSVFVPLLKFYYHNEVRNQAAKAMALLLRSAKLAVEKGIAQDESESYFTKLSGDIILSMVEALHEEPMTEICAVMLDELYRCLQICGALLNESQLRRIVDELKHVITESSNRKGKLAERAKTEDFDAEEAELLKGEKMQEDLIFSHVGAILDTLIKNFKAASLHFFDELSSYLFPMWGKDITAQERRTSIFIFDGLVEECPEAALKYCDVFLPLFLDASNDECPAVRQCALYGLGLYAEYGGSVFKPFVRETTSRINVVIMHFRARELENEHAYDNAVSALGKICQFHRENIDSAQIIPIWLNCLPIKRDLHEAKYVHDELCLMVERSDEELLGHNYLHLPKVISVFAEIICAGEDLATEETAKRMINLLRHYQKTLPPVTWASAWSLLLPQQEMVLESFLSPVEDVNL, from the exons ATGGGAAATTTTGTTG TTATGGATAGAGAGTTGACTCAGCTCCAAGTTGACCAGATGGAGGCCATTCTCGGGCATGAGTCTGAGCCATTTGAAACCTTTATTTCCGATCACATAGAGAGCTCCAAGGAAAAAGATTCGGAGGCTAAGTCAATGTTCGAGAGGATGAAGCAGAACGATCCTGACTCCTTTGCTCTTAAGCTTGCTGAGTTTCTTGGCCCTTCCCACGACCTTTATTACCGTGAAGAGTGTGCTGTTCTCCTCAACAAGTTGCTTACTGATGACAATGATGACGACTTATGCACTTGGCGCAATCTAAGTCTCTCCACTCAATCCACCATCAAATGTATAATCCTTAATCGTATGAGCCTGGAAGAATCAGAATTCATCATGCTAGAGCTCAGTAACACCGTTTCGAAGCTGGCTGCTTCACTTCTCCCAAATAACAAATGGCCTGAATTATTTCCCTTCTTGTATCAATGCCTCACTGATGATTCAACTTCAAACAATTACTTAAAATTTTGTTCTTTCTTAGTATTTGGGATGCTAGCTGACGACATAGGCGAAACAATAGTCCCTTGCATAAAGAATTTGCACCCACTATTCCTTAATACACTGAATGATGATACCCTCTTTCTCAACGTGAGGATCGCTGCCACAAGAGCTGTGATCAGCTTCATTCAGTGTGTACCGGCCAATTCAAATGAGAATGAGCGGTTTCAAGATCTATTGCCATGTATGATGAGGACATTGACTGATGGGTTGAGCATAGGTGATCAGGAGGATCTAGCACGGTATGTGCTGGATTTTTTTATTGAGTTGGCGAAGAATGAGCCTAGGTTCTTTAGGCGGCAACTAGTGGTTGTTGTGGGTTCAGTATTGGATATAGCAGAGGACGAGAAATTGCAAGAGGGGACAAGGCACTTGgcagttgaatttttgataacatTGGTTGAGGCTAGGGAGAGGACACCTGGGATGATGAAGAAGTTACCGTTGTTTATTAGCAGATGTTTTACAATGTTACTGAATTTATTACTAGATATTAAGGATGACCCCGCTTGGCATAATGCCAAGGATGTGGATGATGATACAGGGACTACAAGTAACTACCATGTTGGTAAGAAATGTTTAGAGCGGTTTTCAATTGCATTAGGAGGTAAGTCTATTAGTTATATTGCTATAGAGCAGCTGTGTGCTTATGCGGCTGCCCCAGAGTGGAAGAAGCGCCATGCAGCTCTCTTTGCACTTGCTCAGATTGCTGAAGGTTGCTCAAAGCTG GTGATGATTAAGAATCTGGAGCAACTAGTGAATATGGTTCTTAATTGTCTCCAAGATCCTCATCCTCGAGTCAGATTGGCTGCTTGCCAAGCAATTGCCCGGTTGTCGAAATTCTTCTGTCCAAATTTTCAAGAACAATACCATAACCAAGTAGTTCCTGCATTAACTGCAGCTGTTGATGATAAACATCAACGAGTGCAG GCATGTGCCGCGGGAGCTCTCTCAGCTTTCTATGGGTCTGACAAACCAGAAACTTTGATACCTTACCTAGATGGAATAGTTAACAAACTGCTTATACTTCTACAG AATGGTGAACAAATGGTCCAAGAAGAAGCATTATGGGCATTGTCTCGTATAGCTCAATGTGTTGGG GAGCACTTCCGGACCTATTATGATACTGTTATGCCACACTTGAAAGCTGTATCAATAAAGACAGATCTTAATCTCATTCTTCGTGCCAGAGCAATGGAGTGCATAAGCTTTGTTGGGTTTGCTGGTGGGAAGGAGAAATTTAGAGAAGACGCAGAGCAG GTTATGGAAGTGCTTATATCATTACAAGGATTACAAACAAATAGGGATGATCCTCCTACTAAGTACTTGCTAATA GCATGTACTAGAATTTGCAATTGCCTGGAACAGGATTTTCTTCCTTATATGAGTGCAGTCATGCCGTTTATGATTCATTGTGCTCAACTTGAACCCGATATGACTATCTTTGCGGGGTTGGTCCTGCGCAGCTACGCTCTGACATTAGAGGAAGACTTCTACCCATGGATTCCCCAG GTTGTTTCAGTCTTTGTTCCACTTTTGAAATTCTATTACCACAATGAAGTCAGGAATCAGGCTGCTAAAG CCATGGCCCTCCTGTTGCGTTCTGCTAAATTGGCTGTTGAGAAAGGGATTGCTCAAGATGAAAGTGAGTCATATTTCACAAAGTTGTCAGGCGATATAATATTGTCTATGGTAGAAGCTTTGCATGAG GAGCCTATGACAGAAATATGTGCAGTCATGTTGGATGAATTGTATAGGTGCCTGCAG ATCTGTGGCGCACTTCTCAATGAAAGTCAGCTTCGCCGGATTGTGGATGAGCTAAAGCATGTCATTACAGAAAGTTCAAATAGAAAAGGAAAACTCGCAGAGAGAGCAAAAACAGAAGATTTTGATGCTGAGGAAGCTGAATTGCTGAAGGGTGAAAAAATGCAAGAAGATCTAATTTTCTCCCAT GTTGGTGCAATATTGGATACATTGATAAAAAACTTCAAGGCTGCTTCCTTGCATTTCTTTGACGAGCTGTCGTCATATCTTTTTCCTATGTGG GGCAAAGATATAACAGCTCAAGAGAGACGTACAtcaatttttatctttgatggtctTGTCGAGGAGTGCCCTGAAGCGGCTCTAAA GTACTGTGATGTATTTCTACCTTTGTTCTTGGATGCAAGCAATGACGAATGCCCGGCTGTTAGACAG TGTGCTCTTTATGGACTCGGGCTTTATGCGGAATATGGTGGTTCTGTTTTCAAACCTTTTGTTAGAG AGACTACTTCAAGGATCAATGTAGTGATAATGCATTTTCGGGCTCGTGAACTTGAGAATGAACATGCATATGATAATGCTGTTTCTGCACTTGGTAAGATATGTCAGTTTCACCGGGAAAATATTGACTCAGCCCAG ATTATTCCGATTTGGTTGAACTGCCTGCCTATAAAGCGTGACTTGCATGAAGCCAAATATGTTCATGACGAGCTATGTTTGATGGTTGAAAG ATCAGACGAAGAACTTTTGGGTCACAACTATCTACACCTTCCAAAAGTTATTTCAGTTTTTGCAGAG ATTATATGTGCTGGAGAGGATCTTGCTACTGAAGAAACTGCAAAACGCATGATTAATCTTTTGAGGCATTATCAGAAAACACTACCACCAGTCACCTGGGCATCAGCATGGTCATTGCTATTGCCTCAACAGGAGATGGTACTGGAATCCTTTTTGTCACCTGTGGAAGATGTTAACTTGTAA
- the LOC104098545 gene encoding uncharacterized protein isoform X4, protein MGNFVVMDRELTQLQVDQMEAILGHESEPFETFISDHIESSKEKDSEAKSMFERMKQNDPDSFALKLAEFLGPSHDLYYREECAVLLNKLLTDDNDDDLCTWRNLSLSTQSTIKCIILNRMSLEESEFIMLELSNTVSKLAASLLPNNKWPELFPFLYQCLTDDSTSNNYLKFCSFLVFGMLADDIGETIVPCIKNLHPLFLNTLNDDTLFLNVRIAATRAVISFIQCVPANSNENERFQDLLPCMMRTLTDGLSIGDQEDLARYVLDFFIELAKNEPRFFRRQLVVVVGSVLDIAEDEKLQEGTRHLAVEFLITLVEARERTPGMMKKLPLFISRCFTMLLNLLLDIKDDPAWHNAKDVDDDTGTTSNYHVGKKCLERFSIALGGKSISYIAIEQLCAYAAAPEWKKRHAALFALAQIAEGCSKLVMIKNLEQLVNMVLNCLQDPHPRVRLAACQAIARLSKFFCPNFQEQYHNQVVPALTAAVDDKHQRVQACAAGALSAFYGSDKPETLIPYLDGIVNKLLILLQNGEQMVQEEALWALSRIAQCVGEHFRTYYDTVMPHLKAVSIKTDLNLILRARAMECISFVGFAGGKEKFREDAEQVMEVLISLQGLQTNRDDPPTKYLLIACTRICNCLEQDFLPYMSAVMPFMIHCAQLEPDMTIFAGLVLRSYALTLEEDFYPWIPQVVSVFVPLLKFYYHNEVRNQAAKAMALLLRSAKLAVEKGIAQDESESYFTKLSGDIILSMVEALHEEPMTEICAVMLDELYRCLQICGALLNESQLRRIVDELKHVITESSNRKGKLAERAKTEDFDAEEAELLKGEKMQEDLIFSHVGAILDTLIKNFKAASLHFFDELSSYLFPMWGKDITAQERRTSIFIFDGLVEECPEAALKYCDVFLPLFLDASNDECPAVRQCALYGLGLYAEYGGSVFKPFVRETTSRINVVIMHFRARELENEHAYDNAVSALGKICQFHRENIDSAQIICAGEDLATEETAKRMINLLRHYQKTLPPVTWASAWSLLLPQQEMVLESFLSPVEDVNL, encoded by the exons ATGGGAAATTTTGTTG TTATGGATAGAGAGTTGACTCAGCTCCAAGTTGACCAGATGGAGGCCATTCTCGGGCATGAGTCTGAGCCATTTGAAACCTTTATTTCCGATCACATAGAGAGCTCCAAGGAAAAAGATTCGGAGGCTAAGTCAATGTTCGAGAGGATGAAGCAGAACGATCCTGACTCCTTTGCTCTTAAGCTTGCTGAGTTTCTTGGCCCTTCCCACGACCTTTATTACCGTGAAGAGTGTGCTGTTCTCCTCAACAAGTTGCTTACTGATGACAATGATGACGACTTATGCACTTGGCGCAATCTAAGTCTCTCCACTCAATCCACCATCAAATGTATAATCCTTAATCGTATGAGCCTGGAAGAATCAGAATTCATCATGCTAGAGCTCAGTAACACCGTTTCGAAGCTGGCTGCTTCACTTCTCCCAAATAACAAATGGCCTGAATTATTTCCCTTCTTGTATCAATGCCTCACTGATGATTCAACTTCAAACAATTACTTAAAATTTTGTTCTTTCTTAGTATTTGGGATGCTAGCTGACGACATAGGCGAAACAATAGTCCCTTGCATAAAGAATTTGCACCCACTATTCCTTAATACACTGAATGATGATACCCTCTTTCTCAACGTGAGGATCGCTGCCACAAGAGCTGTGATCAGCTTCATTCAGTGTGTACCGGCCAATTCAAATGAGAATGAGCGGTTTCAAGATCTATTGCCATGTATGATGAGGACATTGACTGATGGGTTGAGCATAGGTGATCAGGAGGATCTAGCACGGTATGTGCTGGATTTTTTTATTGAGTTGGCGAAGAATGAGCCTAGGTTCTTTAGGCGGCAACTAGTGGTTGTTGTGGGTTCAGTATTGGATATAGCAGAGGACGAGAAATTGCAAGAGGGGACAAGGCACTTGgcagttgaatttttgataacatTGGTTGAGGCTAGGGAGAGGACACCTGGGATGATGAAGAAGTTACCGTTGTTTATTAGCAGATGTTTTACAATGTTACTGAATTTATTACTAGATATTAAGGATGACCCCGCTTGGCATAATGCCAAGGATGTGGATGATGATACAGGGACTACAAGTAACTACCATGTTGGTAAGAAATGTTTAGAGCGGTTTTCAATTGCATTAGGAGGTAAGTCTATTAGTTATATTGCTATAGAGCAGCTGTGTGCTTATGCGGCTGCCCCAGAGTGGAAGAAGCGCCATGCAGCTCTCTTTGCACTTGCTCAGATTGCTGAAGGTTGCTCAAAGCTG GTGATGATTAAGAATCTGGAGCAACTAGTGAATATGGTTCTTAATTGTCTCCAAGATCCTCATCCTCGAGTCAGATTGGCTGCTTGCCAAGCAATTGCCCGGTTGTCGAAATTCTTCTGTCCAAATTTTCAAGAACAATACCATAACCAAGTAGTTCCTGCATTAACTGCAGCTGTTGATGATAAACATCAACGAGTGCAG GCATGTGCCGCGGGAGCTCTCTCAGCTTTCTATGGGTCTGACAAACCAGAAACTTTGATACCTTACCTAGATGGAATAGTTAACAAACTGCTTATACTTCTACAG AATGGTGAACAAATGGTCCAAGAAGAAGCATTATGGGCATTGTCTCGTATAGCTCAATGTGTTGGG GAGCACTTCCGGACCTATTATGATACTGTTATGCCACACTTGAAAGCTGTATCAATAAAGACAGATCTTAATCTCATTCTTCGTGCCAGAGCAATGGAGTGCATAAGCTTTGTTGGGTTTGCTGGTGGGAAGGAGAAATTTAGAGAAGACGCAGAGCAG GTTATGGAAGTGCTTATATCATTACAAGGATTACAAACAAATAGGGATGATCCTCCTACTAAGTACTTGCTAATA GCATGTACTAGAATTTGCAATTGCCTGGAACAGGATTTTCTTCCTTATATGAGTGCAGTCATGCCGTTTATGATTCATTGTGCTCAACTTGAACCCGATATGACTATCTTTGCGGGGTTGGTCCTGCGCAGCTACGCTCTGACATTAGAGGAAGACTTCTACCCATGGATTCCCCAG GTTGTTTCAGTCTTTGTTCCACTTTTGAAATTCTATTACCACAATGAAGTCAGGAATCAGGCTGCTAAAG CCATGGCCCTCCTGTTGCGTTCTGCTAAATTGGCTGTTGAGAAAGGGATTGCTCAAGATGAAAGTGAGTCATATTTCACAAAGTTGTCAGGCGATATAATATTGTCTATGGTAGAAGCTTTGCATGAG GAGCCTATGACAGAAATATGTGCAGTCATGTTGGATGAATTGTATAGGTGCCTGCAG ATCTGTGGCGCACTTCTCAATGAAAGTCAGCTTCGCCGGATTGTGGATGAGCTAAAGCATGTCATTACAGAAAGTTCAAATAGAAAAGGAAAACTCGCAGAGAGAGCAAAAACAGAAGATTTTGATGCTGAGGAAGCTGAATTGCTGAAGGGTGAAAAAATGCAAGAAGATCTAATTTTCTCCCAT GTTGGTGCAATATTGGATACATTGATAAAAAACTTCAAGGCTGCTTCCTTGCATTTCTTTGACGAGCTGTCGTCATATCTTTTTCCTATGTGG GGCAAAGATATAACAGCTCAAGAGAGACGTACAtcaatttttatctttgatggtctTGTCGAGGAGTGCCCTGAAGCGGCTCTAAA GTACTGTGATGTATTTCTACCTTTGTTCTTGGATGCAAGCAATGACGAATGCCCGGCTGTTAGACAG TGTGCTCTTTATGGACTCGGGCTTTATGCGGAATATGGTGGTTCTGTTTTCAAACCTTTTGTTAGAG AGACTACTTCAAGGATCAATGTAGTGATAATGCATTTTCGGGCTCGTGAACTTGAGAATGAACATGCATATGATAATGCTGTTTCTGCACTTGGTAAGATATGTCAGTTTCACCGGGAAAATATTGACTCAGCCCAG ATTATATGTGCTGGAGAGGATCTTGCTACTGAAGAAACTGCAAAACGCATGATTAATCTTTTGAGGCATTATCAGAAAACACTACCACCAGTCACCTGGGCATCAGCATGGTCATTGCTATTGCCTCAACAGGAGATGGTACTGGAATCCTTTTTGTCACCTGTGGAAGATGTTAACTTGTAA
- the LOC104098545 gene encoding uncharacterized protein isoform X5, producing MGNFVVMDRELTQLQVDQMEAILGHESEPFETFISDHIESSKEKDSEAKSMFERMKQNDPDSFALKLAEFLGPSHDLYYREECAVLLNKLLTDDNDDDLCTWRNLSLSTQSTIKCIILNRMSLEESEFIMLELSNTVSKLAASLLPNNKWPELFPFLYQCLTDDSTSNNYLKFCSFLVFGMLADDIGETIVPCIKNLHPLFLNTLNDDTLFLNVRIAATRAVISFIQCVPANSNENERFQDLLPCMMRTLTDGLSIGDQEDLARYVLDFFIELAKNEPRFFRRQLVVVVGSVLDIAEDEKLQEGTRHLAVEFLITLVEARERTPGMMKKLPLFISRCFTMLLNLLLDIKDDPAWHNAKDVDDDTGTTSNYHVGKKCLERFSIALGGKSISYIAIEQLCAYAAAPEWKKRHAALFALAQIAEGCSKLVMIKNLEQLVNMVLNCLQDPHPRVRLAACQAIARLSKFFCPNFQEQYHNQVVPALTAAVDDKHQRVQACAAGALSAFYGSDKPETLIPYLDGIVNKLLILLQNGEQMVQEEALWALSRIAQCVGEHFRTYYDTVMPHLKAVSIKTDLNLILRARAMECISFVGFAGGKEKFREDAEQVMEVLISLQGLQTNRDDPPTKYLLIACTRICNCLEQDFLPYMSAVMPFMIHCAQLEPDMTIFAGLVLRSYALTLEEDFYPWIPQVVSVFVPLLKFYYHNEVRNQAAKAMALLLRSAKLAVEKGIAQDESESYFTKLSGDIILSMVEALHEEPMTEICAVMLDELYRCLQICGALLNESQLRRIVDELKHVITESSNRKGKLAERAKTEDFDAEEAELLKGEKMQEDLIFSHVGAILDTLIKNFKAASLHFFDELSSYLFPMWGKDITAQERRTSIFIFDGLVEECPEAALKYCDVFLPLFLDASNDECPAVRQCALYGLGLYAEYGGSVFKPFVRETTSRINVVIMHFRARELENEHAYDNAVSALGKICQFHRENIDSAQIIPIWLNCLPIKRDLHEAKYVHDELCLMVERLYVLERILLLKKLQNA from the exons ATGGGAAATTTTGTTG TTATGGATAGAGAGTTGACTCAGCTCCAAGTTGACCAGATGGAGGCCATTCTCGGGCATGAGTCTGAGCCATTTGAAACCTTTATTTCCGATCACATAGAGAGCTCCAAGGAAAAAGATTCGGAGGCTAAGTCAATGTTCGAGAGGATGAAGCAGAACGATCCTGACTCCTTTGCTCTTAAGCTTGCTGAGTTTCTTGGCCCTTCCCACGACCTTTATTACCGTGAAGAGTGTGCTGTTCTCCTCAACAAGTTGCTTACTGATGACAATGATGACGACTTATGCACTTGGCGCAATCTAAGTCTCTCCACTCAATCCACCATCAAATGTATAATCCTTAATCGTATGAGCCTGGAAGAATCAGAATTCATCATGCTAGAGCTCAGTAACACCGTTTCGAAGCTGGCTGCTTCACTTCTCCCAAATAACAAATGGCCTGAATTATTTCCCTTCTTGTATCAATGCCTCACTGATGATTCAACTTCAAACAATTACTTAAAATTTTGTTCTTTCTTAGTATTTGGGATGCTAGCTGACGACATAGGCGAAACAATAGTCCCTTGCATAAAGAATTTGCACCCACTATTCCTTAATACACTGAATGATGATACCCTCTTTCTCAACGTGAGGATCGCTGCCACAAGAGCTGTGATCAGCTTCATTCAGTGTGTACCGGCCAATTCAAATGAGAATGAGCGGTTTCAAGATCTATTGCCATGTATGATGAGGACATTGACTGATGGGTTGAGCATAGGTGATCAGGAGGATCTAGCACGGTATGTGCTGGATTTTTTTATTGAGTTGGCGAAGAATGAGCCTAGGTTCTTTAGGCGGCAACTAGTGGTTGTTGTGGGTTCAGTATTGGATATAGCAGAGGACGAGAAATTGCAAGAGGGGACAAGGCACTTGgcagttgaatttttgataacatTGGTTGAGGCTAGGGAGAGGACACCTGGGATGATGAAGAAGTTACCGTTGTTTATTAGCAGATGTTTTACAATGTTACTGAATTTATTACTAGATATTAAGGATGACCCCGCTTGGCATAATGCCAAGGATGTGGATGATGATACAGGGACTACAAGTAACTACCATGTTGGTAAGAAATGTTTAGAGCGGTTTTCAATTGCATTAGGAGGTAAGTCTATTAGTTATATTGCTATAGAGCAGCTGTGTGCTTATGCGGCTGCCCCAGAGTGGAAGAAGCGCCATGCAGCTCTCTTTGCACTTGCTCAGATTGCTGAAGGTTGCTCAAAGCTG GTGATGATTAAGAATCTGGAGCAACTAGTGAATATGGTTCTTAATTGTCTCCAAGATCCTCATCCTCGAGTCAGATTGGCTGCTTGCCAAGCAATTGCCCGGTTGTCGAAATTCTTCTGTCCAAATTTTCAAGAACAATACCATAACCAAGTAGTTCCTGCATTAACTGCAGCTGTTGATGATAAACATCAACGAGTGCAG GCATGTGCCGCGGGAGCTCTCTCAGCTTTCTATGGGTCTGACAAACCAGAAACTTTGATACCTTACCTAGATGGAATAGTTAACAAACTGCTTATACTTCTACAG AATGGTGAACAAATGGTCCAAGAAGAAGCATTATGGGCATTGTCTCGTATAGCTCAATGTGTTGGG GAGCACTTCCGGACCTATTATGATACTGTTATGCCACACTTGAAAGCTGTATCAATAAAGACAGATCTTAATCTCATTCTTCGTGCCAGAGCAATGGAGTGCATAAGCTTTGTTGGGTTTGCTGGTGGGAAGGAGAAATTTAGAGAAGACGCAGAGCAG GTTATGGAAGTGCTTATATCATTACAAGGATTACAAACAAATAGGGATGATCCTCCTACTAAGTACTTGCTAATA GCATGTACTAGAATTTGCAATTGCCTGGAACAGGATTTTCTTCCTTATATGAGTGCAGTCATGCCGTTTATGATTCATTGTGCTCAACTTGAACCCGATATGACTATCTTTGCGGGGTTGGTCCTGCGCAGCTACGCTCTGACATTAGAGGAAGACTTCTACCCATGGATTCCCCAG GTTGTTTCAGTCTTTGTTCCACTTTTGAAATTCTATTACCACAATGAAGTCAGGAATCAGGCTGCTAAAG CCATGGCCCTCCTGTTGCGTTCTGCTAAATTGGCTGTTGAGAAAGGGATTGCTCAAGATGAAAGTGAGTCATATTTCACAAAGTTGTCAGGCGATATAATATTGTCTATGGTAGAAGCTTTGCATGAG GAGCCTATGACAGAAATATGTGCAGTCATGTTGGATGAATTGTATAGGTGCCTGCAG ATCTGTGGCGCACTTCTCAATGAAAGTCAGCTTCGCCGGATTGTGGATGAGCTAAAGCATGTCATTACAGAAAGTTCAAATAGAAAAGGAAAACTCGCAGAGAGAGCAAAAACAGAAGATTTTGATGCTGAGGAAGCTGAATTGCTGAAGGGTGAAAAAATGCAAGAAGATCTAATTTTCTCCCAT GTTGGTGCAATATTGGATACATTGATAAAAAACTTCAAGGCTGCTTCCTTGCATTTCTTTGACGAGCTGTCGTCATATCTTTTTCCTATGTGG GGCAAAGATATAACAGCTCAAGAGAGACGTACAtcaatttttatctttgatggtctTGTCGAGGAGTGCCCTGAAGCGGCTCTAAA GTACTGTGATGTATTTCTACCTTTGTTCTTGGATGCAAGCAATGACGAATGCCCGGCTGTTAGACAG TGTGCTCTTTATGGACTCGGGCTTTATGCGGAATATGGTGGTTCTGTTTTCAAACCTTTTGTTAGAG AGACTACTTCAAGGATCAATGTAGTGATAATGCATTTTCGGGCTCGTGAACTTGAGAATGAACATGCATATGATAATGCTGTTTCTGCACTTGGTAAGATATGTCAGTTTCACCGGGAAAATATTGACTCAGCCCAG ATTATTCCGATTTGGTTGAACTGCCTGCCTATAAAGCGTGACTTGCATGAAGCCAAATATGTTCATGACGAGCTATGTTTGATGGTTGAAAG ATTATATGTGCTGGAGAGGATCTTGCTACTGAAGAAACTGCAAAACGCATGA